A portion of the Oscillospiraceae bacterium genome contains these proteins:
- the cobM gene encoding precorrin-4 C(11)-methyltransferase encodes MVHFVGAGPGAPDLITRRGAALLQEADCIIYAGSLVNPALLGLAKPGCAIYNSAEMTLEQVLDVMRTMEADGKITVRLHTGDPCLYGAIREQMDALDADGIAYDDTPGVSSFCGAAAALNAEYTLPTVSQTVIITRMEGRTPVPEREKLASLAAHGATMVIFLSIGLVDKVQDALLQGGAYTPDTPAAVVYKATWPEQKTVRCTVGSLAQSVHDAGITKTALIVAGDFLGTRYERSKLYDPGFTTEFRKGSDQ; translated from the coding sequence ATGGTACACTTTGTAGGCGCGGGGCCCGGTGCCCCGGACCTGATCACTCGGCGGGGCGCAGCCCTGCTGCAGGAGGCTGATTGCATCATCTACGCGGGCAGTCTGGTCAACCCGGCCCTGCTGGGACTGGCAAAACCCGGCTGCGCCATTTACAACAGCGCCGAGATGACGTTGGAACAGGTGCTGGATGTGATGCGCACCATGGAGGCAGACGGCAAAATCACCGTGCGCCTGCACACCGGCGACCCCTGCCTGTACGGGGCCATCCGGGAGCAGATGGATGCACTGGACGCCGACGGCATCGCCTACGATGACACGCCCGGCGTGTCCAGCTTCTGCGGCGCGGCGGCGGCACTGAATGCCGAATACACCCTGCCCACCGTGAGCCAGACCGTGATCATCACCCGCATGGAAGGCCGCACCCCGGTGCCCGAGCGGGAAAAGCTGGCCAGTCTTGCCGCCCACGGGGCCACTATGGTGATTTTCCTGTCCATCGGTCTGGTGGACAAGGTGCAGGATGCTCTGCTGCAGGGCGGTGCCTACACGCCGGACACCCCCGCCGCCGTGGTATACAAGGCCACCTGGCCGGAGCAGAAAACCGTGCGCTGTACCGTGGGTTCTCTGGCGCAGAGCGTGCACGACGCCGGCATCACCAAAACAGCGCTCATCGTGGCAGGCGATTTCCTTGGCACCCGGTACGAGCGCAGCAAGCTGTACGACCCCGGTTTTACCACCGAGTTCCGCAAGGGGTCCGACCAATGA
- the cobI gene encoding precorrin-2 C(20)-methyltransferase: protein MEQRMTGTFYGVSVGPGDPELLTLQAVRLLRQCPVLAAPQTASGQMLALDIARRALGSELDGKTILPLQFVMSRDAAVLRASHETAASAVRPFLDAGQDVAMLNLGDVSIYATFGYLQEILQAQGYATAMAAGVPSFCAAAARLNQPLTGGMDAPLTIAPGSRADEVLDAPGTKVLMKTGRQLPALLGTLDAHGALSRSALVCSCGLPDETIFPDLSTARPPQDGSKAGYFATVLVKE from the coding sequence ATGGAACAACGCATGACCGGCACCTTTTACGGGGTCAGCGTCGGCCCCGGCGACCCGGAGCTGCTGACTTTGCAGGCCGTGCGTCTGCTGCGGCAGTGCCCGGTGCTGGCTGCGCCGCAGACCGCTTCCGGGCAGATGCTGGCGCTGGACATCGCCCGCCGGGCGCTGGGCAGCGAGCTGGACGGCAAGACCATCCTGCCCCTGCAGTTTGTCATGAGCCGGGACGCCGCCGTGCTGCGCGCTTCTCACGAGACCGCTGCCAGCGCAGTGCGGCCTTTTCTGGATGCCGGGCAGGATGTGGCCATGCTGAACCTGGGTGACGTGTCCATTTATGCCACCTTTGGCTATCTGCAGGAGATCCTGCAGGCGCAGGGCTATGCCACCGCGATGGCGGCGGGTGTGCCCAGCTTCTGCGCGGCAGCAGCCCGGCTGAATCAGCCCCTTACCGGCGGCATGGACGCTCCGCTGACCATCGCCCCCGGCAGCCGGGCCGACGAGGTATTGGACGCCCCCGGCACGAAAGTCCTGATGAAAACCGGGCGTCAGCTGCCCGCCCTGCTGGGCACCCTGGACGCCCACGGTGCGTTGAGCCGCAGTGCCCTCGTGTGCAGCTGCGGCCTGCCGGATGAAACGATCTTCCCCGACCTTTCGACTGCGCGCCCGCCGCAGGATGGCAGCAAGGCCGGATATTTTGCAACGGTACTGGTAAAGGAGTAA
- the cbiD gene encoding cobalt-precorrin-5B (C(1))-methyltransferase CbiD, whose product MKEFLCETQDLAIGYGKTPLASGIALGANPGQILVLVGPNGAGKSTLLKTLAGQLAPLGGTVLLDGQGLTAYTGTARAQKLALMLPHTRRTELTTCFEFAAAGRIPYTGRLGILSDADRQAVQDALEIAGAAHLADRDFNCISDGQRQRVLLARAICQQPKVLLLDEPTSFLDIKGKIELLTILQKLAHEQGLAVIVSLHELDMAQKIADAVVCVFPDHVSGVLTPDAAFAPDNIRALYALSKEQYTALFGQAKPQKPTFEHYVRSGQKLLRCGYTTGTCAALGAAGAARLLLTGHAPETVALRTPKGIVVEVAPLFCRRTDTGAECAIEKDGGDDVDVTTGLPVIATVELLPDCTDIRIDGGRGVGRVTKPGLDQPVGAAAINHVPRQMIAEALRREAEAACYTGGFAVTISIQNGEEVARRTFNPHIGVEGGLSVLGTSGIVEPMSQQAILDTIQLEMNQAVLRAGTPKRLILAPGNYGLDYLHDTYPAFAAIPVVKTSNFIGDTLDMAASAGFEQVLLVGHVGKLVKVAGGIMNTHSHTADCRTELFCAHAALCGAGRELCAALYAAATTDACLELLDAAGLRAPVLESLLDAIQLHLDRRVGEAFRVGAVLFSNQHGPLGATQTAKELLEQWNNA is encoded by the coding sequence ATGAAGGAATTTCTCTGTGAAACGCAGGATCTTGCCATCGGCTACGGCAAAACGCCGCTGGCCTCCGGCATTGCACTGGGGGCAAATCCGGGGCAGATCCTTGTCCTTGTCGGCCCCAACGGTGCGGGCAAATCCACCCTGCTCAAAACACTGGCCGGACAGCTGGCCCCGCTGGGTGGCACTGTGCTGCTGGACGGGCAGGGCCTGACCGCCTACACCGGCACGGCCCGGGCGCAGAAGCTGGCTCTGATGCTGCCCCACACCCGCCGCACCGAGCTGACCACCTGCTTTGAGTTTGCCGCCGCCGGGCGCATCCCTTACACCGGGCGGCTGGGCATTCTGTCCGACGCCGACCGGCAGGCCGTGCAGGATGCACTGGAAATTGCCGGAGCTGCGCATCTCGCGGACCGGGACTTCAACTGCATCAGTGATGGTCAGCGTCAGCGTGTTTTGCTGGCCCGTGCCATCTGCCAGCAGCCTAAAGTGCTGCTGCTGGACGAGCCCACCTCCTTTCTGGACATCAAGGGCAAGATCGAGCTGCTGACCATCCTGCAGAAGCTGGCCCATGAACAGGGCCTTGCGGTCATCGTGAGCTTGCATGAGCTGGACATGGCACAGAAGATCGCGGACGCAGTGGTGTGCGTGTTCCCGGACCATGTTTCCGGCGTGCTGACCCCAGACGCCGCCTTTGCCCCGGACAACATCCGCGCGCTTTATGCGCTGAGCAAAGAACAGTATACGGCCCTGTTCGGGCAGGCAAAGCCCCAAAAGCCCACGTTCGAGCACTACGTCCGCAGCGGGCAGAAGCTGCTGCGCTGCGGCTATACCACCGGCACCTGTGCGGCGCTGGGGGCAGCGGGCGCGGCCCGGCTGCTGCTCACCGGCCACGCGCCGGAGACGGTGGCCCTGCGCACCCCAAAGGGCATCGTGGTGGAGGTAGCACCCCTGTTCTGCCGCCGCACCGACACTGGGGCCGAATGCGCCATTGAAAAGGACGGCGGCGACGACGTGGATGTGACCACCGGTCTGCCGGTGATCGCCACAGTGGAACTGCTGCCGGACTGTACGGACATCCGCATCGACGGCGGCAGAGGTGTGGGCCGGGTGACCAAACCCGGCCTCGACCAACCCGTTGGTGCCGCCGCCATCAACCATGTGCCCCGGCAGATGATTGCCGAGGCCCTGCGCCGGGAGGCTGAAGCCGCCTGTTATACCGGCGGCTTTGCGGTGACCATTTCCATCCAGAACGGCGAGGAAGTGGCCCGGCGCACCTTCAACCCGCACATCGGGGTGGAGGGCGGCCTTTCGGTGCTGGGCACCAGCGGCATCGTGGAGCCCATGAGCCAGCAGGCCATCCTGGACACCATCCAGCTGGAAATGAACCAGGCTGTTTTGCGGGCCGGTACCCCAAAGCGGCTCATCCTTGCCCCGGGCAACTACGGGCTGGACTACCTGCACGACACCTACCCGGCCTTTGCGGCCATCCCGGTGGTCAAGACCTCCAACTTCATCGGAGATACGCTGGATATGGCGGCTTCCGCCGGGTTTGAACAGGTGCTGCTGGTGGGCCATGTGGGCAAGCTGGTCAAGGTGGCCGGCGGCATCATGAACACCCACTCCCACACGGCCGACTGCCGCACCGAGCTGTTCTGTGCCCATGCCGCCCTCTGTGGAGCAGGCCGGGAGCTGTGCGCGGCTTTGTACGCCGCCGCCACCACCGACGCCTGTCTGGAGCTGCTGGACGCCGCCGGACTGCGCGCCCCGGTGCTGGAAAGCCTGCTGGATGCCATCCAACTGCACCTCGACCGCCGGGTGGGCGAAGCCTTCCGGGTGGGTGCAGTGCTGTTTTCCAACCAGCACGGGCCGCTTGGCGCAACACAAACTGCAAAGGAGCTGCTTGAACAATGGAACAACGCATGA
- a CDS encoding cobalamin biosynthesis protein: MTRAYLAFTDTGLALARRLADALPGSVDRCGSGGVSLAGWTALQFAQSDALVFVGAVGIAVRAIAPHCRSKASDPAVVVLDECGRFAVPVLSGHLGGANDLARALAAVCGAVPVITTATDAHGIFAVDEWAKHQNCTVLEAERIKHVSSKLLAGQSVRFAAEFPVQGTPPAGVDSARTPAEADFALTLSPAGDALHLVPRIGVLGIGCRRGTCAEQLEAAFADFCARHSLAPACITAAASIDLKADEAGLLAFCRAHGWPITFYSAEQLRALPGPFTPSPFVQSVTGVDNVCERAAVLASGGCIRIPKQAGGGVTFALALCPYAPDWRWQNG; encoded by the coding sequence ATGACCCGGGCCTATCTGGCCTTTACCGACACCGGTCTGGCACTGGCCCGGCGACTGGCAGACGCCCTGCCCGGCAGTGTGGACCGCTGCGGCAGCGGCGGCGTCTCCCTTGCCGGGTGGACCGCCCTGCAGTTTGCGCAGAGCGACGCCCTTGTTTTTGTGGGAGCCGTGGGCATTGCGGTGCGGGCCATTGCGCCCCACTGCCGCAGCAAGGCGTCGGACCCGGCGGTGGTGGTACTGGACGAATGCGGCCGCTTTGCGGTGCCGGTGCTGTCCGGTCATCTGGGCGGTGCCAATGACCTGGCCCGTGCACTGGCCGCCGTGTGCGGAGCCGTTCCGGTGATCACCACGGCCACCGACGCCCACGGCATTTTTGCGGTGGACGAGTGGGCAAAGCACCAGAACTGCACGGTGCTGGAAGCGGAGCGCATCAAGCATGTCAGCAGCAAGCTGCTGGCCGGGCAGTCGGTGCGGTTTGCCGCTGAGTTTCCCGTGCAGGGCACCCCGCCCGCCGGGGTGGATTCTGCACGGACCCCTGCCGAAGCCGATTTTGCCCTTACCCTCTCCCCTGCCGGGGACGCTTTGCATCTGGTGCCCCGCATCGGGGTGCTGGGCATCGGCTGCCGCAGGGGGACGTGTGCCGAGCAGTTGGAAGCCGCCTTTGCTGACTTCTGCGCCCGGCACAGCCTTGCCCCGGCGTGCATCACGGCGGCGGCCAGCATCGACCTGAAGGCTGACGAGGCCGGGCTGCTGGCGTTCTGCCGGGCCCACGGCTGGCCCATCACATTTTATTCTGCGGAGCAGCTGCGGGCACTGCCCGGGCCGTTCACACCATCTCCCTTCGTGCAAAGCGTCACCGGGGTGGACAACGTGTGTGAGCGGGCCGCTGTGCTGGCGTCCGGCGGCTGCATCCGCATCCCGAAACAGGCGGGCGGCGGTGTGACCTTTGCGCTGGCGCTGTGCCCCTATGCCCCGGACTGGAGGTGGCAGAATGGCTGA
- a CDS encoding iron ABC transporter permease produces MTRKKRYLFSYLLLALALVVLFAANLFWGSVALTPGAVLAALTGRGQDALSVGIITQLRLPRAVMVVLLGAALSAAGYLLQTFFANPIAGPFVMGISSGAKLAVALVMVVFLNHGLLTSSLTLILAAFAGAMAAMAFVLAVARRVQRMSILVICGVMIGYICSAVTEFVVAFAQDSNIVNLHNWSQGSFSGMTWGNVQAAALVVLPALAAAFCLSKPMSAYQMGEAYAQSVGVNVKRFSRLLVLLSSLLAACVTAFAGPISFVGIAVPHLVKQLLGSAKPLVVLPGCCLGGAAFCLLCDLIARSLFAPTELSISAVTAVFGAPVVIGLLIRRNREGAQ; encoded by the coding sequence ATGACCCGCAAAAAACGCTATCTGTTTTCTTATCTCCTGCTGGCGCTGGCGCTGGTGGTTCTGTTTGCCGCCAACCTGTTCTGGGGCAGTGTTGCCCTGACCCCCGGTGCCGTGCTGGCGGCCCTGACCGGCCGCGGGCAGGACGCACTGTCGGTGGGCATCATCACCCAGCTGCGCCTGCCCCGGGCCGTGATGGTGGTGTTGCTGGGCGCGGCACTCTCTGCGGCAGGCTATCTGCTGCAGACCTTTTTTGCCAACCCCATCGCCGGGCCTTTTGTCATGGGCATTTCCAGCGGAGCCAAGCTGGCCGTAGCACTGGTGATGGTGGTGTTCCTGAACCACGGCCTGCTCACCAGCTCCCTCACCCTGATCCTGGCCGCCTTTGCGGGGGCTATGGCCGCCATGGCCTTTGTGCTGGCGGTGGCCCGTCGGGTGCAACGCATGAGCATTCTGGTCATCTGCGGCGTCATGATCGGTTACATCTGTTCCGCTGTCACCGAGTTCGTGGTGGCATTTGCGCAGGACTCCAACATCGTCAACCTGCACAACTGGTCACAGGGCAGCTTTTCCGGCATGACCTGGGGCAATGTACAGGCGGCGGCACTGGTGGTGCTGCCTGCGCTGGCAGCAGCCTTCTGCCTCTCCAAACCCATGAGCGCCTACCAGATGGGCGAAGCCTATGCCCAGAGCGTGGGCGTGAACGTGAAGCGTTTTTCCCGGCTGCTGGTACTGCTTTCCAGTCTGCTGGCGGCCTGTGTCACGGCCTTTGCGGGGCCCATCTCCTTTGTGGGCATCGCAGTGCCGCATCTGGTCAAGCAGCTGCTGGGCAGCGCAAAGCCGCTGGTGGTGCTGCCGGGCTGCTGCCTGGGCGGGGCCGCCTTCTGTTTGCTGTGCGATCTGATCGCCCGCAGCCTGTTTGCTCCCACGGAGCTTTCCATCAGCGCGGTCACCGCCGTGTTTGGTGCGCCGGTGGTCATCGGGCTGCTCATCCGCCGGAACCGGGAGGGTGCACAATGA
- the cobK gene encoding precorrin-6A reductase, with the protein MRAVVFSGTTEGRIFSRQLAQLGADVLVSVATSLGSEEQGSFAGITVHCGRLTPDEMAALVQGADLCVDATHPYAVDATRNIRTACRTAGVEYHRLLRAPSALPAGSMVFQSAAHVADFLAQTQGNVLLATGAKELPAFAQLAPERLYPRVLPTLDGIAACEAAHIPHKNILALQGPFSYALNRALLEQFSIRFLVTKDGGAAGGFAEKAQAAADTGVQLIVIRRPAETGETADQILTRCREVLKG; encoded by the coding sequence ATGAGGGCAGTGGTGTTCAGCGGCACCACCGAGGGCCGCATTTTTTCCCGGCAGCTGGCCCAGCTTGGGGCGGACGTTCTGGTGAGCGTGGCCACCTCGCTGGGCAGCGAGGAACAGGGCAGCTTTGCCGGCATCACGGTGCACTGCGGCCGGTTGACCCCGGACGAGATGGCCGCCCTTGTGCAGGGAGCCGACCTGTGCGTAGACGCCACCCACCCCTATGCAGTGGACGCCACCCGCAACATCCGCACAGCCTGCCGCACCGCCGGGGTGGAATATCACCGGCTGCTACGGGCACCGAGTGCCCTGCCTGCCGGGAGCATGGTGTTCCAGTCGGCGGCACATGTGGCGGATTTTCTGGCCCAAACGCAGGGCAATGTCCTGCTGGCCACCGGGGCCAAGGAGCTGCCTGCCTTTGCGCAGCTGGCCCCGGAACGGCTGTACCCCCGTGTGCTGCCCACGCTGGACGGCATTGCCGCCTGCGAGGCTGCACACATCCCTCACAAGAATATCCTTGCTTTGCAGGGGCCGTTCTCCTACGCGCTGAACCGGGCCCTACTGGAGCAGTTCTCCATTCGCTTTCTCGTGACCAAGGACGGCGGGGCCGCCGGTGGCTTTGCCGAGAAAGCGCAGGCTGCCGCTGACACCGGCGTCCAGCTCATCGTGATCCGCCGCCCGGCCGAGACCGGTGAGACGGCAGACCAGATCCTGACCCGCTGCAGGGAGGTGCTGAAAGGATGA
- a CDS encoding iron transporter — translation MRCKQMLSLSVVTVLLAASLAGCGTSSTAPSAVSSEAPSSAASSAASEVTETAALPDGVYTAEFDTDSGMFHANEACDGKGTLTVKDGKMTFHVSLVSKKIVNLYPGLAADAEAHKTDWLLPTTDTVTYSDGTSEEVYGYDIPVTALDEDFPLAILGSKGTWYDHTVSVRNAQPKTEEASETPADGEYTVSVALEGGSGRATVDSPATLTVADGKMTATIAWSSPNYDYMVVDGEKYLPTNTEGNSTFEIPVAALGTPLAVTADTVAMSTPHEIEYTLTFTLE, via the coding sequence ATGCGCTGCAAACAGATGCTTTCCCTTTCCGTTGTCACCGTGCTGCTGGCCGCTTCTCTGGCAGGCTGCGGCACTTCTTCCACCGCTCCGTCGGCCGTCTCTTCCGAGGCCCCTTCCAGCGCGGCAAGTTCCGCCGCATCCGAAGTCACGGAGACCGCCGCTCTGCCGGACGGCGTATACACTGCCGAGTTTGATACCGACAGCGGCATGTTCCATGCCAACGAGGCCTGCGACGGCAAAGGCACCCTGACCGTCAAGGACGGCAAGATGACCTTCCATGTCAGCCTGGTGTCCAAAAAGATCGTGAACCTGTACCCCGGCCTGGCCGCTGATGCCGAGGCCCACAAAACGGACTGGCTGCTGCCCACCACCGACACTGTGACCTACTCCGACGGCACCAGTGAAGAGGTGTACGGCTATGACATCCCGGTCACCGCATTGGATGAGGACTTCCCGCTGGCCATTCTGGGCTCCAAGGGTACCTGGTACGACCACACCGTGAGCGTGCGCAATGCCCAGCCCAAGACCGAGGAGGCCTCCGAGACCCCCGCAGACGGCGAATACACTGTGTCTGTGGCACTGGAGGGCGGCTCCGGCCGTGCCACCGTGGACAGCCCCGCCACTCTGACCGTGGCCGACGGCAAGATGACCGCCACCATCGCATGGAGCAGCCCCAACTATGACTATATGGTCGTGGACGGCGAGAAGTACCTGCCCACCAACACCGAGGGCAACTCCACCTTTGAGATCCCGGTCGCTGCCCTGGGCACCCCGCTGGCCGTGACCGCCGACACGGTGGCCATGAGCACCCCGCACGAGATCGAATACACCCTGACCTTTACTTTGGAGTAA
- a CDS encoding ABC transporter substrate-binding protein, with protein sequence MKLTRAQFLKALPAAVLALAGCTAAPTAPADTDELVFDHAYPLDYATQFTADCYADGSTLLTIPDAQAKFLVRPEGAATLRTVPEGVTVLQQPLQNLYLVSTSVMDLFLALDALDCIALSGTRAEGWYLDEARQAMLDGRIAYAGKYSAPDYEQILAANCGLAIENTMIYHTPEVKEQLERFGIPVLVERSSYESGPLARMEWIKFYGILLGKEELAQQVFDRQAERIAPLLDQQSTGKSCAFFSISANNLANVRKGGDYVARMIEMAGADYVFADLTDSGNSLSTMNLPLEDFYAGARDADFLIYNSTIEGVVSTTDELVAKCSLLADFKAVQNGHVWCVAQSFFQQSMELADFILELHRLFTEDAPDGLQYFIHVE encoded by the coding sequence ATGAAGCTGACCCGCGCTCAATTTTTAAAGGCACTGCCCGCCGCGGTGCTGGCGCTTGCAGGCTGCACTGCCGCGCCTACTGCACCGGCCGATACGGACGAGCTGGTGTTTGACCACGCCTACCCGCTGGACTACGCCACCCAGTTTACCGCCGACTGCTATGCGGACGGCTCTACCCTGCTGACCATCCCGGACGCACAGGCAAAGTTCCTTGTCCGGCCGGAAGGCGCTGCCACCCTGCGCACCGTGCCCGAGGGCGTGACCGTTTTGCAGCAGCCGCTGCAGAACCTCTATCTGGTGTCCACCTCGGTGATGGACCTGTTCCTTGCACTGGACGCACTGGACTGCATCGCCCTGAGCGGCACCCGCGCCGAGGGCTGGTATCTGGACGAGGCCCGGCAGGCCATGCTGGACGGGCGCATTGCCTATGCGGGCAAATACAGCGCCCCGGACTACGAGCAGATCCTTGCCGCGAATTGCGGTCTTGCCATCGAGAACACCATGATCTACCACACCCCGGAGGTCAAGGAGCAGCTGGAGCGCTTCGGCATCCCGGTGCTGGTGGAGCGTTCCAGCTACGAGAGCGGCCCGCTGGCCCGCATGGAGTGGATCAAATTCTACGGCATCCTGCTGGGCAAGGAGGAACTGGCACAGCAGGTGTTTGACCGACAGGCGGAGCGCATCGCTCCCCTGCTGGACCAGCAGTCTACCGGCAAGAGCTGCGCGTTCTTTTCTATCTCGGCCAACAATCTGGCCAACGTGCGCAAGGGCGGCGACTATGTGGCCCGCATGATCGAGATGGCCGGGGCCGACTATGTGTTTGCCGATCTGACCGACAGCGGCAACAGCCTTTCCACCATGAACCTGCCGCTGGAAGACTTCTACGCCGGTGCACGGGACGCCGACTTCCTGATCTACAACAGTACCATTGAGGGCGTTGTCTCCACCACCGACGAGCTGGTGGCCAAGTGCTCCCTGCTGGCGGACTTCAAGGCTGTGCAGAATGGGCATGTCTGGTGCGTTGCCCAGAGCTTTTTCCAGCAGAGCATGGAATTGGCCGATTTTATCCTGGAGCTGCACCGTCTGTTCACCGAGGATGCGCCGGACGGATTGCAGTATTTCATTCACGTTGAGTAA
- the cobJ gene encoding precorrin-3B C(17)-methyltransferase: MADIVYVVGLGPGDPQFLTAQAQSALEEAEVLCGYPVYLDLVRPYYPEKEYYATGMTKELDRCRWALETAHSGRTVALVCSGDAGVYGMASPLLELAEGCPDVTVEVVPGLTAALSGGAVLGAPLAHDFCVLSLSDRLTPWEVIEKRLAAAAMGDFCMAVYNPSSKGRPDYLARAVRILLQNGKAPDTVCGLVRNIGREGQSSQVLTLAQLEQTPVDMFTTVYIGNRNTRVLQGRMVTPRGYRV; the protein is encoded by the coding sequence ATGGCTGATATCGTATATGTGGTCGGACTTGGCCCCGGCGACCCGCAGTTTTTGACCGCACAGGCGCAGAGCGCCCTGGAAGAAGCCGAGGTGCTGTGCGGCTATCCGGTCTATCTGGATCTGGTACGCCCCTATTACCCGGAAAAAGAATATTACGCCACCGGCATGACCAAAGAACTGGACCGCTGCCGCTGGGCGCTGGAAACTGCCCACAGCGGCCGGACCGTGGCTCTGGTGTGCAGCGGTGACGCCGGAGTGTACGGCATGGCCAGCCCCCTGCTGGAGCTGGCCGAAGGCTGCCCGGACGTGACCGTGGAGGTGGTGCCCGGCCTGACTGCCGCTCTGAGCGGCGGCGCGGTGCTGGGTGCCCCGCTGGCCCATGATTTCTGTGTGCTCTCTCTCTCCGACCGGCTCACCCCGTGGGAGGTCATCGAAAAGCGGCTGGCCGCAGCGGCCATGGGCGATTTCTGCATGGCGGTGTACAACCCTTCTTCCAAGGGGCGGCCGGACTATCTGGCCCGGGCCGTGCGCATCCTGCTGCAAAACGGCAAGGCCCCGGACACCGTCTGTGGACTGGTGCGCAACATCGGCCGGGAGGGCCAGAGCTCTCAGGTGCTGACGCTGGCCCAGCTGGAACAGACGCCCGTGGATATGTTCACCACCGTGTACATCGGCAACCGCAACACCCGGGTGCTGCAGGGCCGCATGGTCACGCCGCGGGGGTACCGCGTATGA